The Anastrepha ludens isolate Willacy chromosome 2, idAnaLude1.1, whole genome shotgun sequence genome contains a region encoding:
- the LOC128871954 gene encoding uncharacterized protein LOC128871954 → MRTFIVLALFAVVRADVGGYNYGPAVGSFPSAGGSLGGHGGSVGGDANLGGPIGGGNIGSLGGPLSGGGIGDFGSPVSGPAVVGHGAHAPAQPVLQKEFFTYTAPEADFDDGKSLGNLASGLKKNLRVIFIKGPENNGLSDAALQLAKNFGEERTAIYVLQKQNDVSGLAQQLQNLNRQNANKPEVHFVKYRTPEDAAHAQHAIQQQYNDLGGNSVSHDGGVAPVLNYASQAPAAPAAPSNQYIPPAEPSKTYIPPASQPQTPNAAYLPILKL, encoded by the exons ATGCGTACTTTTATT gtGTTAGCTTTGTTTGCTGTGGTGCGTGCTGATGTTGGTGGCTACAACTATGGACCCGCCGTAGGCTCTTTCCCGAGCGCAGGTGGCTCACTTGGTGGACACGGTGGTTCCGTTGGTGGTGATGCCAACTTGGGGGGACCGATTGGTGGCGGTAATATTGGCAGTTTGGGAGGTCCCCTCAGTGGTGGTGGTATTGGTGACTTTGGCAGTCCGGTCAGCGGACCAGCTGTTGTAGGTCATGGCGCACACGCTCCTGCTCAACCTGTACTACAGAAGGAATTCTTTACATACACCGCTCCCGAAGCCGACTTCGATGATGGCAAATCTCTTGGTAACTTGGCTTCCGGTTTGAAGAAGAATTTGCGCGTCATCTTCATCAAGGGACCCGAAAACAATGGTCTCTCTGATGCAGCCCTCCAATTAGCTAAGAATTTCGGGGAAGAAAGAACCGCCATCTACGTTTTGCAGAAGCAGAACGATGTCTCTGGCTTGGCTCAACAATTGCAAAACCTCAACAGACAGAACGCCAACAAACCCGAGGTGCACTTCGTGAAGTACCGTACTCCCGAAGACGCTGCCCATGCACAACATGCCATCCAACAACAATACAACGATCTGGGTGGCAACTCCGTGTCCCATGACGGTGGTGTGGCACCAGTCTTGAACTACGCTTCCCAAGCACCAGCTGCTCCTGCCGCGCCTTCGAACCAGTACATCCCACCTGCTGAACCTTCCAAGACCTACATTCCTCCCGCCAGTCAACCACAAACACCAAACGCTGCTTACTTGCCAATCCTCAAGTTGTAA
- the LOC128871953 gene encoding pancreatic lipase-related protein 2-like: MKGLLVLCGFLATTCALPLRQNALDTVDAEVTDNVRFYLYTASNPEEPQELRIDDKDSVQKSLFDKGRHTKILIHGWGGSHTTSPNGVLHRAYFTQQDYNIISVDWYPYAKLNYISARAKAPIVGENIAELLDFLHEQFNLNYDKVVVIGHSLGAHIGGLCGKSVKRGKIAGIVGLDPASPLYSYNNPESRLSSDDAKFVISIHTNSNFKGFSEPIGAAAFYPNWGRLQPGCGLDLDGVCSHARCISLYAEALRGYGFVPMYQCADYDDISSKSGCTQIVTQVKLGDPLQIDQRAGIFYFTTNSESPFGVLGDRSGNNESIEYVVNVPEV; this comes from the exons ATGAAGGGGCTATTAGTGCTCTGCGGCTTTTTAG CTACAACATGCGCGCTTCCTTTACGTCAAAACGCTCTGGATACAGTCGATGCTGAAGTCACAGATAATGTTCGTTTCTACCTTTACACTGCTTCAAATCCGGAAGAACCGCAAGAGCTACGCATTGACGATAAGGACTCGGTACAAAAATCACTATTCGACAAAGGCCGTCATACAAA AATCTTGATTCATGGCTGGGGTGGCTCACATACGACTTCACCAAATGGCGTGCTGCATCGAGCATATTTCACGCAACAGGATTACAATATAATTTCAGTTGATTGGTATCCCTATGCCAAATTGAATTACATATCTGCCCGTGCGAAGGCGCCCATTGTAGGCGAAAATATTGCCGAGTTATTGGATTTCCTACATGAACAATTCAACTTAAACTATGACAAAGTGGTGGTGATCGGCCACAGTTTGGGTGCACACATTGGAGGCCTTTGCGGCAAGAGCGTAAAGCGTGGGAAGATTGCTGGGATTGTAGGCTTGGACCCGGCTTCTCCGCTTTACAGCTATAATAATCCTGAAAGTCGTCTCTCCAGTGATGATGCCAAGTTTGTGataagcatacatacaaacagcaATTTTAAAGGATTCTCAGAACCCATTGGCGCAGCGGCATTCTATCCGAATTGGGGTCGCCTACAACCAGGTTGTGGTTTAGATTTAGATGGCGTGTGCTCGCATGCACGCTGCATATCTTTGTATGCGGAAGCTTTACGCGGATACGGATTTGTGCCAATGTACCAATGTGCCGATTATGATGATATTTCATCGAAAAGTGGTTGCACCCAAATTGTAACTCAAGTGAAACTGGGTGATCCACTGCAGATTGATCAAAGAGCtggtatattttatttcacaacaAACTCAGAATCGCCATTCGGAGTATTGGGTGATAGAAGCGGTAATAATGAAagtattgaatatgttgttaaCGTTCCTGAAGTATAA